In Chrysemys picta bellii isolate R12L10 chromosome 3, ASM1138683v2, whole genome shotgun sequence, a single genomic region encodes these proteins:
- the KRTCAP3 gene encoding LOW QUALITY PROTEIN: keratinocyte-associated protein 3 (The sequence of the model RefSeq protein was modified relative to this genomic sequence to represent the inferred CDS: deleted 1 base in 1 codon), with protein MSCGGGCGFDLGRGPQRLMRSGITLIVLGHVNFILGAIVHGTVLRHVANPERTVTSEYTTANVISVGSGLLSITAGIVAILVSRNLLKAALHWALLCISLLNCLLSAACSLGLALAISLTVASRGHRLMVGCNSSTLPADARAAIATNDCPFDTTRIYDTALALWFPSMVMAAVEAALSGRCCVVSLILRGIGPCADTNIRQQLEEETATKEVASEDRHTQELCQLLAVEDGARA; from the exons ATGAGCTGCGGCGGCGGCTGCGGGTTCG ACTTGGGGCGCGGACCCCAGCGCCTCATGCGCTCTGGCATTACCCTGATCGTCCTGGGCCACGTGAACTTCATCCTGGGCGCCATCGTGCACGGCACGGTCCTGCGCCACGTGGCCAACCCTGAGCGCACA GTCACCTCCGAGTACACGACTGCCAACGTCATCTCCGTCGGCTCCGGGCTGCTG AGCATCACTGCTGGGATTGTGGCCATCTTGGTGTCCCGGAACCTCCTCAAGGCAGCCCTG CACTGGGCCTTGCTGTGCATCTCGCTGCTGAACTGCCTGCTGTctgctgcctgcagcctgggcttgGCTCTGGCCATCTCCCTCACCGTCGCCAGCCGGGGGCACCGCCTGATGGTGGGATGCAACAGCTCCACCCTTCCCGCCGACGCCCGGGCTGCCATCGCCACCAACGACTGCCCCTTCGACACCACCCGCATCTAC GACACGGCCCTGGCACTTTGGTTCCCCTCCATGGTGATGGCTGCGGTAGAGGCTGCGCTCTCTGGCAGGTGCTGTGTGGTGTCCCTGATCCTCCGTGGCATCGGTCCCTGTGCAGACACCAACATCCGCCAACAG CTGGAGGAAGAGACAGCGACAAAGGAGGTGGCATCTGAGGATCGGCACACGCAAGAGCTGTGCCAGCTGCTGGCTGTGGAGGACGGGGCCAGGGCCTAG